One stretch of Streptomyces peucetius DNA includes these proteins:
- a CDS encoding SDR family NAD(P)-dependent oxidoreductase — MIRRHALVTGASRGIGAAVAERLAAAGHVVAVHCRADVAAAKAVAAALPGTGHTVVTGDIGDPDQARAVLDTAVDELGAVDVLVNNAGIYTEQPIATTSYADWRADWQRVVDVNLLGTANLTWCLVDHLLRRVQGPQGARIINVGSRGAHRGEPEAPAYGASKAAVHALTQSLAQSLGPRGIAVTAVAPGFVLTDLTEPMLDGPTTEAVRAQSPFGRIAEPADIADAVAWLASPGAEWASGAVLDLNGASHLR, encoded by the coding sequence ATGATTCGACGCCACGCGCTCGTCACCGGCGCATCGCGCGGTATAGGAGCCGCCGTCGCGGAGCGGCTGGCCGCCGCCGGGCATGTGGTGGCCGTGCACTGCCGTGCCGATGTCGCCGCCGCAAAGGCCGTGGCCGCGGCCCTGCCCGGCACCGGTCACACCGTGGTGACCGGCGACATCGGCGATCCGGACCAGGCCCGGGCCGTCCTCGACACCGCCGTCGACGAACTCGGTGCCGTGGACGTACTGGTCAACAACGCGGGCATCTACACCGAACAGCCCATCGCCACCACGTCCTACGCCGACTGGCGGGCCGACTGGCAGCGGGTCGTCGACGTCAACCTCCTCGGCACCGCCAACCTCACCTGGTGCCTGGTCGACCACCTCCTGCGCCGTGTCCAGGGCCCGCAGGGCGCGCGAATCATCAACGTCGGCTCGCGCGGCGCCCACCGGGGCGAGCCCGAGGCCCCCGCGTACGGCGCGAGCAAGGCAGCCGTCCACGCCCTGACACAGTCCCTCGCCCAGTCGCTCGGCCCGCGCGGGATCGCGGTGACCGCCGTCGCACCGGGATTCGTCCTCACGGACCTGACCGAGCCCATGCTCGACGGTCCCACCACCGAAGCCGTCCGGGCGCAGAGCCCGTTCGGGCGCATCGCCGAACCCGCCGACATCGCCGATGCCGTGGCGTGGCTGGCGTCCCCCGGGGCCGAATGGGCGAGCGGCGCCGTGCTCGACCTCAACGGCGCCTCCCACCTGCGCTGA
- a CDS encoding carbon-nitrogen family hydrolase, which yields MRAALVQIEVRPDEPADARRKRVADLVRAHDGADLVVLPELWPVGAFAFDAFAEHAEPLDGPTAAAMSSAASDAGVWLHAGSVVERGPDGTLHNTSLLFAPDGRLHRTYRKIHRFGFDKGEAALMARGDEIVTAPLDGLGVTVGLATCYDLRFPEQFRLLVDAGAEFLVVPAGWPAARRAHWSLLARARAVESQAYVLACGTAGTHAGIEQAGHSVVVDPWGEVVAEAGPGEETLLVDLDPGLVAGTRADFPALRDRVLGLPLPR from the coding sequence CTGCGCGCCGCCCTCGTCCAGATCGAGGTACGGCCCGACGAGCCGGCCGACGCACGCCGGAAACGGGTCGCCGATCTCGTACGGGCACACGACGGCGCCGACCTCGTCGTACTGCCCGAGCTCTGGCCGGTCGGGGCCTTCGCCTTCGACGCCTTCGCGGAGCACGCCGAGCCGCTCGACGGTCCGACGGCTGCCGCGATGAGCTCCGCGGCGTCGGACGCGGGCGTCTGGCTGCACGCCGGATCCGTCGTCGAACGCGGCCCGGACGGCACGCTCCACAACACCTCGCTCCTCTTCGCCCCGGACGGGCGGCTGCACCGGACCTACCGCAAGATCCACCGGTTCGGCTTCGACAAGGGGGAGGCGGCGCTGATGGCACGGGGCGACGAGATCGTCACCGCGCCGCTGGACGGCCTCGGTGTCACGGTCGGCCTGGCCACCTGCTACGACCTGCGCTTCCCCGAGCAGTTCCGGCTGCTGGTCGACGCCGGCGCCGAGTTCCTCGTCGTCCCGGCCGGCTGGCCGGCGGCACGGCGCGCCCACTGGTCGCTGCTGGCCCGGGCACGTGCGGTGGAGTCGCAGGCGTACGTACTGGCCTGTGGCACCGCCGGTACGCACGCCGGGATCGAACAGGCCGGGCACAGCGTGGTCGTCGACCCGTGGGGCGAGGTGGTGGCCGAGGCGGGGCCGGGGGAGGAGACACTGCTCGTGGATCTCGACCCCGGGCTCGTCGCCGGCACCCGCGCCGACTTCCCCGCCCTGCGCGATCGGGTCCTCGGCCTGCCGCTGCCCCGGTAG
- a CDS encoding TetR/AcrR family transcriptional regulator, producing MRQTRAEHTRHALITAAATEFDQQGYAGTSLAAVTKAAGVTMGALTFHFRTKADLAVAVCAEGETVTREALDRMIAELAPDLRSVVELCLETIRLLGAEVSVRAAARLAQERATAHERWHSVWTAALRDLLKRIRAADGLKGDAEDLELLAVYLMAGAEAFIRAGHPAGSVQKQLGCLWTLTLDGFPGAPRQPLCAPDRGPSTRTCRDLLT from the coding sequence GTGAGACAGACAAGGGCCGAGCACACACGTCATGCTCTGATCACCGCAGCCGCGACCGAGTTCGACCAGCAGGGGTACGCCGGGACCTCGCTGGCCGCGGTCACGAAGGCTGCCGGGGTCACGATGGGAGCACTGACCTTTCACTTCCGTACCAAGGCGGATCTGGCGGTGGCGGTCTGCGCCGAAGGCGAGACCGTCACCCGCGAAGCACTGGACCGGATGATCGCGGAGCTCGCTCCCGATCTCCGGTCGGTCGTCGAACTCTGCCTGGAGACCATCCGGTTGCTGGGCGCGGAGGTCAGTGTGCGTGCCGCGGCGCGGCTCGCCCAGGAACGGGCGACGGCACACGAACGCTGGCACTCGGTGTGGACCGCCGCACTGCGGGACCTGCTGAAGCGGATCCGCGCCGCGGACGGCCTGAAGGGCGATGCCGAGGACCTCGAACTGCTCGCCGTGTATCTGATGGCCGGGGCCGAGGCGTTCATCCGGGCCGGTCACCCGGCCGGCAGCGTACAGAAACAGCTCGGCTGTCTGTGGACCCTGACGCTCGACGGGTTTCCCGGCGCTCCCCGGCAGCCCCTGTGCGCACCCGACCGCGGGCCGTCCACACGGACGTGCCGAGACCTGCTGACCTGA
- a CDS encoding transcriptional regulator has protein sequence MTAKQRKCVPTSLAALALGVQEGTIRQWARRGRITRYGTKRQALYDLSELAALAAAPTPDGRGTDQPAS, from the coding sequence GTGACCGCGAAGCAGCGCAAGTGCGTGCCCACGTCCCTCGCCGCCCTGGCGCTGGGCGTTCAGGAGGGCACGATCCGGCAGTGGGCCCGCCGCGGCAGGATCACCCGCTACGGGACCAAGCGGCAGGCGCTCTACGACCTGTCGGAGCTGGCCGCCCTCGCAGCCGCCCCGACGCCGGACGGACGAGGGACGGACCAGCCGGCCTCCTGA